A part of Blastocatellia bacterium genomic DNA contains:
- a CDS encoding glycosyltransferase family 2 protein, with protein MRELTVSVIIPTYRREAELCHTLQQLLDQDYPPDEILVIDQTPQHEPATEAFLNQLAVAGTIRLIHQQMPSASRARNCGIVEAAGEILLFLDDDILIEKDFIRAHLTNFRDPSVAAVTGAIWSERGQPLPLIYELPAITQQQPLGWMQVPANLAIRTEKILLLSGNCSVRRSVARRVGGFDENYGRYDYHADYDFGWRIHLAGGKILHEPRAGIHHLAAPRGGCRVERRRRSVPEVEELRPKFYFFFKNFPTYHSAVPILKLLRQHVVNRANILRPDCLVISLWRALVALIRAAYEATFIGERTLHQTMFDQANRMSTARTQHL; from the coding sequence ATGAGAGAGCTGACAGTCTCCGTTATCATTCCTACCTATCGTCGCGAAGCGGAGCTTTGTCATACGCTACAACAACTCCTCGATCAGGATTATCCACCTGATGAAATCTTAGTCATTGATCAAACGCCTCAGCACGAGCCGGCGACTGAGGCATTTCTCAACCAATTGGCAGTGGCGGGAACGATCCGTCTTATTCACCAGCAAATGCCCAGCGCGTCGCGGGCACGCAATTGTGGGATCGTCGAGGCCGCAGGCGAGATTTTGCTATTTCTTGATGATGACATCCTGATTGAAAAGGATTTCATTCGCGCCCATCTGACCAATTTCCGTGATCCGTCGGTCGCTGCCGTGACAGGCGCGATTTGGTCTGAGCGTGGTCAGCCGCTGCCGCTGATTTACGAGCTGCCGGCCATCACGCAACAACAGCCGCTCGGCTGGATGCAGGTGCCGGCAAACCTGGCTATCCGCACAGAAAAGATTTTGCTGCTTTCCGGTAATTGTTCGGTTCGCCGCTCGGTAGCGCGGCGCGTTGGCGGCTTTGATGAAAACTATGGCCGCTATGATTACCATGCTGATTATGATTTTGGCTGGCGCATTCATCTGGCTGGCGGAAAGATTCTGCATGAGCCACGTGCTGGCATTCATCATCTGGCTGCGCCGCGCGGTGGATGTCGTGTCGAGCGGCGGCGAAGGTCTGTGCCTGAGGTTGAAGAGTTACGGCCCAAGTTTTATTTCTTCTTCAAAAACTTTCCAACATATCATAGCGCCGTCCCAATTCTGAAGCTCTTGCGCCAGCACGTGGTCAATCGAGCCAATATCCTACGACCCGATTGTCTGGTTATAAGCCTCTGGCGTGCGTTGGTTGCGTTGATTCGAGCTGCGTATGAAGCCACGTTTATTGGCGAGCGCACACTACATCAGACAATGTTTGATCAAGCTAACCGGATGTCAACGGCGCGAACTCAGCATCTATGA
- a CDS encoding glycosyltransferase family 4 protein, whose protein sequence is MKLLQINEHYAPVGGVEQYLLETSAHLERRGVTVAVLYAASSDRLFHVPDRQEIHLACLRQASGFSRSQRFERVRQAIEQIAPDVIQVHNLDEPDVIEYLATLRPTVQFVHAHSVKFCPGNGKFYRRTQEVCRRPFGPYCLMAPYLHHCGSQRPWRIVSSYGVVRRWLEVVPKLSKLIVASHYMKQELISVGIDAEHLVVNPIGIDIHAGLVDEPLISLDPPVLLFVGRLYEVKGPHYLLAALEYIDMPCRVVIVGDGPEREQLRRMAANCPARHLIEFTGWIEQDELERCYRHASVVVVPSLWPEPFGLVGVEALKHGKPVVAFAVGGISEWLHDGENGFSVEVKNLPALAGAIKKILSDSQLAAAMSRQARRLAVERFNIERHVDTLLQIYQQACAAQQSKRWDALATFPYRR, encoded by the coding sequence ATGAAGCTGCTGCAAATCAATGAACACTATGCGCCAGTTGGCGGTGTTGAGCAATATCTGCTGGAGACATCTGCGCATCTAGAGCGACGTGGCGTGACGGTCGCTGTGCTATATGCTGCTTCATCGGATCGGTTATTCCACGTGCCCGACCGGCAAGAGATTCATCTAGCCTGCTTGCGGCAAGCATCGGGCTTCAGCCGTTCGCAACGATTCGAGCGCGTCCGACAAGCTATCGAACAGATAGCTCCTGATGTGATTCAGGTGCACAACCTAGATGAGCCTGACGTGATAGAGTACTTAGCCACATTGCGACCAACCGTACAATTTGTTCATGCGCATAGCGTCAAGTTTTGCCCCGGCAACGGAAAGTTTTATCGGCGGACGCAGGAGGTTTGTCGTCGGCCGTTCGGCCCCTATTGTTTGATGGCGCCGTACCTTCACCATTGCGGCAGTCAGCGGCCCTGGCGGATTGTCTCCAGTTATGGCGTCGTGCGCCGTTGGCTAGAGGTGGTGCCGAAACTATCCAAGCTCATCGTAGCCAGCCACTACATGAAGCAAGAACTGATCAGTGTGGGCATTGATGCTGAGCATCTCGTGGTTAATCCAATTGGGATAGACATTCACGCAGGTCTGGTTGATGAGCCACTGATTTCCCTTGACCCGCCGGTGTTGTTATTTGTTGGTCGGCTCTATGAGGTCAAGGGGCCTCACTACCTGTTGGCGGCGTTGGAGTATATTGACATGCCTTGTCGGGTCGTGATTGTCGGCGATGGCCCAGAACGCGAGCAGCTCAGGCGAATGGCCGCCAACTGCCCGGCGCGTCATCTGATCGAATTCACAGGCTGGATTGAGCAGGATGAGCTTGAGCGCTGTTATCGTCACGCCAGTGTGGTCGTTGTTCCGTCACTGTGGCCTGAGCCATTCGGCTTAGTTGGTGTGGAGGCGCTTAAGCATGGCAAGCCGGTTGTCGCGTTTGCTGTTGGTGGCATTTCTGAATGGTTGCATGATGGCGAAAACGGATTTTCGGTGGAAGTGAAAAACCTCCCTGCGCTGGCTGGAGCCATTAAGAAAATTCTGAGTGATTCGCAGCTAGCCGCGGCGATGAGCCGACAGGCGCGCCGGCTGGCCGTTGAGCGATTTAACATCGAGCGACACGTTGATACCCTGCTACAAATCTACCAACAGGCATGCGCTGCTCAGCAATCAAAACGCTGGGATGCGTTAGCGACCTTTCCATATCGGCGGTGA
- a CDS encoding glycosyltransferase family 4 protein, protein MRLAILCPDFPPERSALADHTAALAAHLGQQAEVAVITSQRNSGAHSMVGVRVEPCVRSWNLFGIIRVQQVLCEFQPDWLIVQYVPHMYGRAGINLALPLMLWWWRLHGYRIFLLLHELYLAWSLRPKRMIAGLLQRLMLMMCVAAACRVGVSTQVWQQKLQRLFPMWLSHFHYLPSPSNIPVTIVSDAEKRATRAQLGLAGDSFVVGLFGTLHDSVLLSYVRESLSALQACGQRTQVLYVGPASGELAGSLGSSEHGMNWQVICTGYVEPAWVSRYLSLMDVLLLPLVDGVSSRRSSLMAALSHRLAVVTTSGPGTDPLLTNSAALTLSPVNDQQAFVANVCMLATDQARRRQLAEAGERLYRDHFSWPVVTQRLLSIMENAHERA, encoded by the coding sequence ATGAGGCTGGCCATACTCTGTCCGGATTTTCCGCCTGAGCGCAGCGCGCTGGCCGACCATACAGCGGCGCTGGCGGCGCATCTCGGTCAACAGGCTGAAGTCGCCGTCATCACCTCGCAGCGCAACAGCGGTGCTCACTCGATGGTCGGTGTGCGTGTCGAGCCATGCGTCCGGTCGTGGAATCTCTTCGGGATCATTCGCGTTCAACAAGTGCTCTGCGAATTTCAACCTGATTGGTTGATCGTACAGTATGTGCCGCACATGTATGGTCGAGCCGGCATCAACCTGGCGTTGCCGTTGATGCTCTGGTGGTGGCGACTTCACGGCTATAGGATTTTTCTTTTGCTTCATGAACTCTATCTGGCTTGGTCGCTCAGACCGAAGCGTATGATTGCCGGTCTGCTGCAACGACTCATGCTGATGATGTGCGTTGCGGCGGCCTGTCGGGTTGGTGTTTCGACGCAGGTATGGCAGCAGAAACTCCAACGATTATTTCCGATGTGGCTCTCTCATTTTCATTACTTGCCATCGCCATCGAACATTCCGGTGACGATTGTCAGCGACGCGGAGAAGAGAGCGACGCGAGCACAACTTGGACTGGCTGGCGACAGTTTCGTTGTAGGATTATTCGGTACGCTTCACGATTCCGTATTGCTTTCGTATGTCAGGGAGAGTTTGTCCGCGCTTCAGGCGTGTGGTCAACGGACGCAAGTGCTCTATGTTGGCCCGGCTTCTGGAGAGCTAGCGGGTTCGCTTGGCAGTTCTGAACATGGCATGAACTGGCAGGTGATATGTACGGGTTACGTTGAGCCGGCGTGGGTCTCTCGTTACTTATCGCTGATGGATGTGCTGTTGCTGCCGCTGGTGGACGGCGTCTCGAGTCGGCGATCCTCGCTCATGGCGGCGCTCAGTCATCGTCTTGCTGTTGTGACCACGTCGGGTCCGGGAACCGATCCATTGCTTACCAACTCGGCCGCGCTGACTCTGTCGCCTGTCAACGATCAGCAGGCTTTTGTCGCTAATGTCTGCATGCTGGCCACTGATCAGGCGCGGCGACGCCAACTGGCCGAGGCTGGCGAAAGGCTTTACCGGGATCATTTCAGTTGGCCGGTTGTCACACAGCGGCTCCTATCCATCATGGAGAATGCGCATGAGCGCGCCTAG
- a CDS encoding glycosyltransferase family 4 protein produces MSAPRKILLVFPVGERGGAERVFAAIARHLDRRRFEPVAWFLRPGSLVQEIQALGVPTFLDPITRLSDPVNYWRTVKAGRQLIINESIQLVLSSLGYGHLYGGVAALCANVDAIWWQHGIASLTNWIDQLAAAVPAKLIITSSYIAARAHADALSLNGTPLTIIHPGIEPAPDRVWDRQLVLKEFGIEPGATVVAAISRLQPGKGQDVLIRAASLLIERYRQVMFLVVGSELFNKSQGYESMLKRLAVELGVADHIVFTGLRHDIDRLLSAIDVFVHPATAPESFGLAVVEAMAAGKPVIVTDVGGPRETVVDGYTGMIIPPRDVQQLVHALAVLIERPSLREAMGQAARAHVLEHFSQQTMIRKVESALAAVLEC; encoded by the coding sequence ATGAGCGCGCCTAGGAAAATCCTGTTGGTTTTCCCTGTCGGTGAGCGTGGTGGCGCCGAGCGTGTCTTTGCGGCTATCGCGCGCCATCTGGATCGGAGGCGATTTGAGCCGGTAGCGTGGTTTTTGCGGCCCGGCTCGCTCGTGCAAGAAATTCAAGCGCTCGGTGTTCCAACATTCCTCGATCCGATCACGCGACTGAGCGATCCGGTCAATTACTGGCGAACGGTGAAAGCTGGGCGGCAGCTTATCATCAACGAGTCTATTCAACTGGTGTTAAGTTCGCTCGGATATGGTCATCTATATGGTGGCGTAGCGGCGCTCTGCGCCAACGTTGATGCAATATGGTGGCAGCACGGCATTGCCTCGCTCACCAATTGGATTGATCAACTGGCTGCCGCCGTCCCGGCCAAACTTATCATCACGAGTTCATATATTGCAGCGCGCGCGCATGCCGACGCCTTGAGTTTGAACGGAACGCCACTGACCATCATTCATCCTGGCATTGAACCGGCGCCGGACAGAGTGTGGGATCGTCAACTGGTCTTGAAAGAATTTGGCATCGAGCCGGGAGCGACCGTCGTCGCCGCCATCAGCCGTCTCCAGCCCGGCAAAGGACAGGATGTGCTGATCCGCGCAGCTTCGCTGCTGATCGAGCGCTATCGGCAGGTCATGTTTCTAGTTGTCGGCAGCGAGCTGTTCAATAAGAGCCAGGGCTATGAATCAATGTTGAAGCGATTAGCTGTGGAGCTAGGCGTGGCCGATCATATTGTCTTCACCGGATTGCGTCATGACATTGATCGTCTCCTGAGTGCGATTGACGTCTTCGTGCATCCGGCCACAGCGCCCGAATCATTTGGTCTGGCTGTTGTCGAAGCGATGGCCGCTGGCAAGCCGGTGATTGTGACTGATGTCGGCGGCCCGCGCGAGACGGTCGTTGACGGCTACACCGGAATGATCATACCGCCACGCGATGTTCAGCAACTCGTCCACGCGCTCGCGGTGTTGATCGAGCGTCCCTCGTTACGAGAGGCGATGGGTCAAGCCGCGCGCGCGCACGTGCTGGAGCATTTCAGCCAGCAGACGATGATCCGAAAGGTCGAATCGGCGCTGGCGGCTGTGTTAGAGTGTTGA
- a CDS encoding class I SAM-dependent methyltransferase, whose translation MTEPAGPEFYTGDYYRTRCGGHELFDSFDGRELEPIRRKAIELAQPGPGQLILDVGCGRGEIVLACALRGARAIGIDFSPHAIELTRHLLNKLPADAAAAVVQMDAADLGFCSNQFDSILMLDFVEHVPQDRLRQIIARCHALLKPGGRLIIHTGPTQEFIRYGQHAKRLLYKLLGRPVPALITWEGEARLAGHCNLHTKQSLREAMAVFEQKSVQYHFAIEQGWLKRLVRTSGLTRYFAFHLWGIGVKRSS comes from the coding sequence ATGACGGAACCGGCTGGCCCAGAATTTTATACCGGCGATTACTACCGCACGCGATGTGGCGGTCACGAGCTATTCGATTCATTCGATGGGCGTGAGCTTGAACCGATTCGCCGAAAAGCTATTGAACTAGCCCAACCGGGACCTGGGCAGCTCATCTTGGATGTCGGTTGTGGACGTGGCGAAATTGTCTTGGCCTGCGCACTACGGGGCGCGCGCGCTATCGGCATTGATTTCAGCCCGCATGCTATTGAGCTGACCCGACATTTGCTGAACAAACTCCCGGCCGACGCCGCAGCGGCCGTTGTTCAGATGGATGCGGCTGATTTAGGATTTTGCTCCAATCAGTTCGATTCGATCCTGATGTTGGATTTCGTCGAACATGTCCCGCAAGATCGGCTGCGCCAGATCATTGCCCGTTGTCATGCCCTGTTGAAGCCGGGTGGGCGACTGATCATTCACACTGGACCGACGCAAGAATTCATTCGCTATGGACAGCACGCCAAGCGTCTGTTATACAAGCTGCTTGGGCGACCCGTTCCAGCCCTGATTACGTGGGAGGGCGAAGCGCGGCTGGCCGGTCATTGTAATTTGCATACCAAGCAGAGTCTTCGAGAAGCAATGGCAGTATTCGAGCAAAAATCGGTGCAATACCATTTTGCTATTGAGCAGGGATGGCTCAAGCGGTTGGTCCGAACAAGCGGCTTGACCCGTTATTTCGCTTTTCATTTGTGGGGCATTGGTGTTAAACGTTCATCATAA
- a CDS encoding O-antigen ligase family protein has product MDIRTYGRRADKAPVLIAGYPRRRSPALVGLGWRDLFVQDQLVHSALIGTIVIGFFIAYIKDRYPIPLSYFLFDIGLGVTLLFWLTGTDRLSHLRLPRTPLTLPLLIFYMVCFVYIFFPDVPLLVSLSAFRGWCVSSLAFFIGYDLIKSERHVEFYLRLVILLGMIAGAYGIYQYAAGIESVLSDDVIASQRHQFATYVTEEGELEFRIFSTFVSAGAFGTMMSYTSFIALALAISDKVSTRQKVLLGLAILPMLTSLVLTGTRAALLMMVIGVVILYWYKRHFRIYVTVMILILIGVQLGISLTEGRAASRFASLTNLDVLLGRLSNPFITGWESLMQAPLGHGLGVTGHGVPFYLLQQYPTLQLIFSDGDYGRIMVEMGIVGLALLSLIMLTAIRGGVKSLRMLRTTPSQDAALAIFGSSVMVGITTLVGSPFLGIPHGLLWWFFMGALFKLQIIWADRRQGAAIEVARRQVATAAARRRANVAP; this is encoded by the coding sequence ATGGACATAAGGACGTATGGACGGAGGGCGGATAAGGCGCCTGTTCTCATTGCTGGTTATCCGCGCCGACGCTCGCCTGCACTGGTTGGTCTGGGATGGCGTGATCTGTTCGTTCAGGATCAGCTCGTGCATAGCGCATTGATTGGCACGATTGTCATCGGCTTTTTCATCGCCTATATCAAGGATCGTTATCCGATTCCGCTAAGCTATTTCCTATTCGACATCGGTCTGGGTGTGACGCTGTTATTTTGGTTGACGGGAACGGATCGGCTCTCTCATCTGCGGCTGCCGCGAACGCCGCTGACGCTGCCGCTGCTGATTTTCTACATGGTGTGCTTTGTCTACATTTTCTTTCCTGATGTTCCGTTGCTGGTTAGTCTATCAGCCTTTCGCGGCTGGTGTGTATCATCGCTGGCGTTTTTCATCGGTTATGATCTCATCAAATCCGAGCGGCATGTTGAGTTCTACCTGCGTCTTGTTATTCTGCTAGGGATGATCGCCGGCGCCTACGGCATCTACCAATATGCGGCTGGCATCGAGAGTGTGCTGAGCGACGATGTCATCGCTTCGCAGCGTCACCAGTTTGCTACCTATGTCACCGAGGAAGGTGAGTTGGAATTTCGCATTTTTTCCACGTTCGTCTCGGCAGGCGCATTCGGTACAATGATGTCATATACCAGCTTCATCGCGTTGGCGCTCGCCATCAGCGATAAGGTTTCAACGCGCCAGAAGGTGCTACTGGGATTGGCGATCCTGCCGATGTTGACCAGCCTTGTGCTAACCGGCACGCGCGCAGCGTTGCTCATGATGGTGATTGGCGTGGTGATTCTTTACTGGTACAAGCGCCATTTCCGCATCTATGTCACGGTCATGATTCTGATCCTGATAGGCGTTCAACTCGGCATCAGCCTGACGGAAGGGCGCGCCGCGAGCCGGTTCGCTTCGTTGACCAACCTCGACGTGTTGCTCGGGCGGCTATCCAATCCGTTCATTACTGGCTGGGAATCGCTCATGCAAGCGCCATTGGGGCATGGCCTCGGCGTCACCGGTCATGGCGTGCCGTTCTATCTGCTGCAACAGTATCCAACATTGCAGCTCATCTTTTCCGATGGTGATTATGGACGAATCATGGTGGAAATGGGCATCGTGGGCTTGGCGCTGCTCTCGTTGATCATGCTGACGGCCATTCGAGGTGGTGTTAAATCACTGCGGATGCTACGCACGACGCCATCACAAGATGCCGCATTGGCCATCTTCGGCAGCAGCGTGATGGTTGGCATTACAACGTTGGTTGGCTCACCATTTCTCGGCATTCCTCATGGCTTGTTGTGGTGGTTTTTCATGGGCGCGCTGTTCAAATTGCAGATAATCTGGGCTGACCGCCGACAAGGCGCGGCGATTGAGGTCGCTCGACGCCAGGTGGCGACTGCTGCTGCACGCCGCCGTGCGAACGTAGCGCCGTGA
- a CDS encoding glycosyltransferase, whose product MKIAFVVHDYHKAGGHSRYVAELAERFAREHDVHVFANRIEGDQPANIHFHHVPAWRASALSTILTFILPATLKLTDPFEIVHAQGLSCWRADVVTAHICQEGWFAAQAAYQGGLTWQQRLFRALVGRMERWVYQPAHSSHVIAISQAVRQDLRQHYGRTQNVHVIHHGVDVTRFHPNQRARHRAHTRAVWGLADTDFVALYVGDLQKGAATAIEAIARVEGARLVFVSRSQADSYRQQATALNAGDRVIFCPPTDQIERIYAAADALLFPTFYDAFGMVITEAMAMGLPVVTSRAAGAAELIEHERSGIIVEKADDATSFSVALRRLMTDVQLRERLGANARQTVEARTWDHVAEQTMAVYRRAYEQKHSAKPTIAFLINGGPTTPLSARAEAFTKRLQEGYDIHLLYRSRRKIGSLLRLTAALFRIKPSLSYVFDMSYSGVLAAALYKLWSNNRVVVDTGDVIYELAKSMGTRSRLGLWLTKQLETLSLNVADYLIVRGTRHKQWLQSQGLHRVEVIQDGIEREAFRPVDATALRRQLALENVLTIGLVGTSIWNERWDMGYGWELVEALRLLKGEPVKGILIGDGDGIARLKARCREYGLEDNMLFLGYVPHEQLPLYLNLIDVCISTQTNDLVGQVRTTGKLPLYLAAGRFILATRVGEAALVLDEDMLVDYEGVKDREYPQRLAQRIRAIVRDRAQLERGERNRRVAAEYFDYDVLAERLKNVISGLIGV is encoded by the coding sequence ATGAAAATAGCCTTCGTTGTGCATGACTATCACAAAGCCGGCGGCCACAGCCGGTATGTGGCCGAGTTGGCCGAACGCTTCGCTCGCGAGCACGACGTGCATGTATTCGCCAACCGGATCGAAGGTGATCAGCCGGCCAACATTCATTTCCATCATGTCCCAGCGTGGCGCGCGAGCGCGTTGAGCACGATCCTGACCTTCATCCTGCCGGCGACGCTGAAACTCACCGACCCGTTCGAGATCGTTCACGCTCAAGGTTTGTCCTGTTGGCGGGCTGATGTAGTGACGGCGCACATTTGTCAGGAAGGCTGGTTTGCCGCACAGGCAGCGTATCAAGGCGGACTCACTTGGCAGCAACGCCTCTTTCGCGCGCTCGTCGGACGGATGGAACGATGGGTCTATCAGCCAGCGCATTCATCGCACGTCATTGCCATTTCCCAAGCCGTGCGCCAGGATTTACGCCAGCACTACGGTCGCACACAAAATGTGCATGTGATTCATCACGGCGTGGACGTCACACGATTTCATCCGAATCAACGAGCGCGCCATCGGGCGCATACACGCGCCGTATGGGGATTGGCCGACACAGATTTCGTCGCCCTGTACGTCGGTGATTTGCAGAAAGGCGCTGCCACAGCCATTGAAGCCATCGCTCGCGTCGAGGGCGCGCGATTGGTTTTCGTCTCCCGCTCACAAGCAGATTCCTATCGGCAACAAGCAACAGCATTGAATGCCGGCGACCGCGTCATCTTTTGTCCGCCGACCGACCAGATTGAACGAATCTACGCTGCCGCCGACGCGCTCTTATTCCCCACGTTCTACGATGCGTTCGGCATGGTCATTACGGAAGCGATGGCGATGGGCTTGCCGGTTGTCACAAGTCGGGCAGCAGGCGCCGCCGAATTGATCGAGCATGAACGGAGCGGCATCATCGTTGAAAAAGCCGATGATGCCACATCATTCAGCGTGGCCTTGCGACGCTTGATGACTGACGTTCAGCTCAGAGAACGACTCGGCGCAAACGCTCGCCAAACGGTTGAAGCACGCACGTGGGATCACGTCGCCGAACAAACAATGGCCGTCTACCGACGAGCGTATGAGCAAAAACACTCGGCCAAACCAACAATTGCGTTTCTGATCAACGGCGGTCCAACCACCCCCTTGAGCGCGCGCGCCGAAGCGTTCACCAAGCGATTGCAGGAAGGCTATGACATTCATCTGTTGTATCGCTCCCGACGCAAAATCGGCTCGCTGTTGCGATTGACAGCAGCGTTGTTTCGTATCAAGCCGTCGCTCAGTTATGTGTTCGACATGAGCTACTCCGGCGTGCTGGCGGCGGCGCTTTACAAGCTCTGGTCAAACAATCGGGTTGTTGTTGATACAGGCGATGTCATTTATGAGCTGGCCAAATCAATGGGCACACGAAGCCGTTTAGGACTTTGGTTGACAAAGCAACTGGAGACGCTGTCGTTAAACGTGGCCGATTATCTCATTGTGCGTGGCACGCGCCATAAGCAATGGCTCCAGTCACAAGGCCTCCATCGCGTCGAGGTCATTCAAGATGGTATCGAACGGGAAGCGTTTCGACCTGTGGACGCAACGGCGCTGCGCCGGCAACTGGCGTTGGAGAATGTGTTGACCATCGGACTTGTCGGGACATCCATCTGGAACGAGCGATGGGATATGGGCTACGGCTGGGAGCTGGTTGAGGCGCTGCGGCTGCTCAAAGGCGAGCCGGTGAAAGGCATTTTGATCGGCGATGGCGACGGCATTGCGCGACTGAAGGCACGTTGCCGGGAGTATGGCCTCGAAGACAATATGCTGTTTCTTGGTTATGTGCCGCACGAGCAATTGCCGCTCTACCTCAACCTGATTGATGTGTGCATTTCTACGCAGACGAACGATCTGGTTGGTCAGGTGAGAACGACCGGCAAACTGCCACTCTATCTAGCCGCCGGACGATTCATTCTGGCGACCCGCGTGGGCGAGGCTGCGCTCGTGTTGGACGAGGACATGCTCGTGGATTATGAAGGCGTCAAAGATAGAGAGTATCCGCAACGGCTCGCCCAGCGCATCCGCGCCATTGTGCGCGACCGCGCCCAGCTTGAACGCGGCGAGCGCAACCGGCGCGTGGCGGCTGAGTATTTCGATTATGATGTGTTGGCTGAGCGGCTCAAAAACGTGATCTCCGGCTTGATAGGAGTATGA
- a CDS encoding glycosyltransferase family 4 protein translates to MDLYANKLTAGLRAVANDGEFELVAVKPSPRHHRYIARYVVYPQRAKSYRADVYHVLDHSYGHLVGALDATRTVVTVHDVYPLRLVNERADSWRERLRNRLLRWVMTQMQRAGWLIADSHFTKRELLELTDFPEARISVVHLGVEEAFFQPVSLDARQQFRHALRVPEQAPLLLHVGSCDPRKNIPTLLRGFKQWLSESHVDGHLLQIGGRFTDDHRRLIAALDIASRVHQRPQVSLDDLRCAYQAADVLLLPSTYEGFGLTVLEAMASATPVIASHVGPLPEVLGDAGLLVAPINPMTLAEAVARVLDDATLRKQLIERGRLRAMAFTWTETARQTLAVYQRIHAEHA, encoded by the coding sequence ATGGACCTTTACGCAAACAAGCTCACCGCCGGACTACGCGCCGTTGCCAATGACGGAGAATTCGAGCTCGTCGCTGTCAAACCGTCGCCGCGACATCATCGGTATATCGCTCGGTATGTCGTCTATCCTCAAAGGGCGAAATCGTATCGAGCTGACGTTTACCACGTGCTCGATCATTCTTACGGTCATCTGGTAGGCGCGCTTGACGCAACGCGAACTGTCGTGACCGTGCATGATGTCTACCCGCTGCGTCTCGTCAATGAGCGCGCCGACTCGTGGCGCGAGCGGCTCCGCAACCGATTGCTGCGTTGGGTTATGACCCAGATGCAGCGAGCTGGCTGGCTCATTGCTGATTCGCATTTCACCAAACGAGAGTTGCTTGAACTGACGGATTTCCCCGAAGCGCGCATCAGCGTTGTTCATCTCGGCGTCGAGGAAGCGTTTTTCCAACCGGTGAGCCTGGACGCGCGGCAGCAGTTCCGGCACGCCTTGCGTGTGCCTGAACAAGCACCCTTGCTGTTGCACGTGGGCAGTTGCGATCCACGAAAAAACATTCCGACGTTGCTGCGCGGGTTCAAGCAGTGGCTGAGTGAGTCACACGTTGATGGTCATCTTCTTCAAATTGGCGGACGGTTCACGGACGATCATCGCCGGCTGATCGCCGCATTGGATATTGCGTCGCGCGTCCACCAACGACCGCAGGTTTCACTGGATGACCTTCGCTGCGCTTATCAAGCTGCCGATGTATTACTGCTCCCGTCAACATACGAGGGATTCGGCCTGACGGTGTTGGAAGCGATGGCGTCAGCCACGCCGGTCATTGCGTCCCATGTTGGTCCTCTACCGGAAGTGCTGGGCGATGCAGGCCTGCTGGTTGCGCCGATCAATCCGATGACGTTGGCCGAAGCTGTGGCCAGAGTTCTCGATGACGCGACATTGAGAAAGCAGCTCATTGAGCGAGGCCGCTTGCGGGCCATGGCGTTTACGTGGACTGAGACAGCGCGCCAGACGCTGGCCGTTTACCAACGCATCCATGCAGAGCACGCGTGA